The proteins below come from a single Alnus glutinosa chromosome 9, dhAlnGlut1.1, whole genome shotgun sequence genomic window:
- the LOC133876796 gene encoding uncharacterized protein LOC133876796 encodes MAPQRYPVRNENYGNHRHGNLDDEFPPPPPPFNDGGPLVAEAWITDIQLLHETLGCTDEQKVRYTRLRITDEAARWWKSKKGLLGIELGRGVAIPWDRFVEEFNGRFFPRAQRQMRAIEFQNLVQGAMTVEQYSSKFIELARFGLNLILDEESKAERFENGLNPRIKERVMCHEIRGFVKLVDIASVAERGMRESSAAYELKRRAASQVTYPSKRPALSTGSRPVEKRNFPLTAGNQTLTCHKCGKVHARGCMANEPNCFRCGQFGHFKRNCPLDTPRGSRPPGSNFPPRRPAQARVYTLTPVEVDEEEE; translated from the exons ATGGCACCTCAACGTTACCCCGTTCGTAATGAAAACTACGGAAACCATCGTCATGGCAACCTTGATGACGAAttcccacctccacctccaccatttaATGATGGA GGACCTTTAGTAGCTGAAGCCTGGATTACGGATATCCAGCTATTGCATGAGACGCTGGGCTGTACTGATGAGCAAAAGGTTAGGTATACAAGACTAAGGATAACTGATGAAGCTGCAAGATggtggaagtctaagaaaggACTCTTAGGAATAGAGTTGGGACGTGGAGTTGCTATCCCTTGGGATAGGTTTGTAGAAGAATTCAATGGGCGCTTCTTTCCGAGGGCACAAAGGCAGATGCGGGCCATCGAATTCCAGAATCTGGTACAAGGCGCTATGACGGTAGAGCAATATTCCTCTAAGTTTATTGAACTAGCAAGGTTTGGCCTCAACCTAATCCTGgatgaagaatcaaaggcaGAACGTTTCGAAAATGGCCTTAATCCTCGTATTAAGGAAAGAGTCATGTGCCACGAAATCAGAGGCTTTGTCAAACTGGTCGATATAGCATCAGTTGCTGAAAGGGGAATGCGCGAATCATCTGCCGCTTACGAACTAAAGAGGCGAGCAGCGTCGCAGGTGACATACCCATCCAAACGACCTGCACTTAGTACTGGAAGCAGACCGGTTGAGAAGAGGAATTTCCCTCTTACAGCAGGGAATCAGACGCTTACATGCCACAAGTGCGGGAAGGTGCATGCTAGAGGGTGCATGGCAAATGAACCAAACTGCTTCAggtgtggtcaatttggccactTCAAGAGGAATTGTCCACTGGATACCCCAAGAGGATCCCGACCCCCAGGAAGCAACTTCCCACCAAGGCGACCTGCCCAAGCGAGGGTGTATACCTTAACTCCGGTTGAggtagacgaagaagaagaatga